TCTGCAGGTAGTCCGCGTGCAGGCCGGTGCAGAAGGCCTCGGAGCGCCAGTCGTGCAGGCCCAGCAGCGCGCCCACGCCCACCTGGCGGAACCCTGCCGCGCAGGCCCTGTCCGGGGCCTCCAGGCGGAAGCGGTAGTCCCGCTTGGGGCCGCCCGGGTGCAGGGGCAGGTAGGCCGCCTCGTCGTAGACCTCCTGGAACATGGTCATGCCGTCGATCCCGGCCTCCAGGAGCCTGGCGTAGCCCGCCTCGTCCAGCGGGTAGACCTCCACGGAGAGCGAGGCGAAGTATTTGGCCAGCACGCGGGCGCAATCGGCCATGTACTCCACGGAGCTGGTCCTGGGGGCCTCGCCCGTGAGCAGCAGGATGTGCCTGAGCCCCGTGGCCGCGATGCAGCGGGCCTCGGCCTCGACCTCCTCCAGGGTGAGCTGGCGGCGGTTGATGTCGTGGTGGGTGTTGAAGCCGCAATAGACGCAGCGGTTGACGCAGTGGTTGGCCAGGTAGAGCGGCGTGAACAGGTTGATGGCCCGGCCGAAGTGCCGCACGGTCAGCTCGTGGGCGCGCCGGGCCATGGGCTCGAGCTGCCGGGCCGCCGCCGGGGAGAGCAGCGCCAGGAAGTCCGCCCGGGTGGGGCGCTCGCTGGCCAGGGCCCGCAGCACGTCGGCTTCGGTGGCGGCCGCCAGGGCGGACGCAACGGAGGCCATGTCCACGGATTTCAGAACGTCGTAGAAGCTCATGGCCGCCCTACTCCCCCAAAAAACCAGTCAGCGGCGAGGAGGCCCGGGCCAGCTCGCTGACAGCGCCGGGCCCGGCCAGCCAGGCCTCGCGCCCGGCGGCCACGGCGCGCCCGAAGGCGCGGGCCATGCCCACGGGGTCGGCGGCGGAGGCCACGGCGGTGTTCACCAGCACGGCGGCAGCGCCCATCTCCATGGCCTCGCAGGCCTCGGAGGGGCGGCCGATGCCCGCGTCCACCACGATGGGCACATCCAGCTCCTCGATCATGATGCGCACCATCTCGCGGGTCTTGAGGCCCCGGTTGGTGCCGATGGGCGCGCCCAGCGGCATCACGGCGGCGGCTCCGGCCTCAACCATGCGCCTGCCGGCGGCCAGGTCCGGGCTCATGTAGCACAGCACGGTGAAGCCCTCGGCCGCAAGGATCTCGGTGGCCTTCACGGTCTCGAAGTTGTCGGGGAGCAGGTAGCGGTTGTCGTTGATGACCTCGATCTTGACCCAGTCCCCGCAGCCGGCGGCGCGGGCCAGACGTGCGATGCGCACGGCCTCCTGGGCGGTCCTGGCCCCGGAGGTGTTGGGCATGAGAATGGCGCTCTTCGGCACGTGGGCCAGGATGTTCTCCTGCCCGGCCTCAGGGTCCACCCGGCGCACAGCCACGGTGATGACCTGCGCGCCGCTGGCCTCCATGACGGCCGGGATCACGGCGTTGGAGGAATATTTGCCTGAGCCTATGAAGAGGCGGCTCGTGAGCTCACGGTCGCCGATGGTCAGCATGTCGGACATGACGGATCAGCCTCCGCCCACGAAGGAGACGACCTCCACGCGGTCGCCCTCCTTGAGGGCAGTGTCGGGCCACTGCTCGCGGGGAACGATGGCCTCGTTTATTTCCACGATGACGGCCTGGGGGTCCAGCCCGCGTGCGGCGAGCCATGCGGCCACGGTCTGGCCGGGTTCCAGGGTCGATTCTTTTCCGTTGATGATAAGGCGCACGGGGTGGTCCTTCCTGCGGGGGCGCGGAAGCGCTCAAGGCGGGGGGAAAGGGGCGGAACGGCTCTGCGCCCCGCCCCCGCGTCGTTGTTATTCGCCGCCGATGATCCGGCGGATGTTCTCCACGTAGGGGGCGCGGATCACGCCGCGCTCGGTGACGATGCCCGCGATGAGCTCCGAGGGCGTCACGTCGAAGGCGTAGTTGAACACGCCCACGTTGTCCGGGGTGATCTGGTGCTCGCCCACGTGGGTCACCTCCCTGGGGGTGCGGTCCTCGATGGGGATGCCCGCGCCCGTGGGGGTGTTCAGGTCGAAGGTGGAGGCCGGGGCCGCCACGTAGAAGGGCACGCCGAAGTGCTTGGCCAGGATGGCCACCCCGAAGGTGCCGATCTTGTTGGCGGCGTCGCCGTTGGCCGCGATGCGGTCCGCGCCGACGACCACCTTCTGGACCATGCCGCGCTGCATGAGCAGGGCGCAGGCGTTGTCGCAGGCCACCTTCACGGGGATTCCGTCCTTGGCCAGCTCGTAGGCGGTCAGGCGCGCTCCCTGCAGGAAGGGGCGGGTCTCGTTGGCGATCACCTGGATCTTCTTGCCCTGCTCCCAGGCGCCGCGGATCACGCCCAGGGCGGTGCCGTACCCGGCGGTGGCCAGGGCTCCGGCGTTGCAGTGGGTCATCACGGTGTCGCCGTCGGCGATGAGCTCGGCCCCGTAGCGGCCCATGGCCTTGTTGATCTCAATGTCCTGGAGGTGAATCTCCTTGGCCATCTCCAGCCACTTGGCGCGCAGCTGGACCAGGGAGAGCTCCGGCAGGGTCTTCCAGGCCTTGCGCATGAGCTCAACGGCCCAGCGCAGGTTCACGGCGGTGG
This genomic stretch from Fundidesulfovibrio soli harbors:
- the thiH gene encoding 2-iminoacetate synthase ThiH, with translation MSFYDVLKSVDMASVASALAAATEADVLRALASERPTRADFLALLSPAAARQLEPMARRAHELTVRHFGRAINLFTPLYLANHCVNRCVYCGFNTHHDINRRQLTLEEVEAEARCIAATGLRHILLLTGEAPRTSSVEYMADCARVLAKYFASLSVEVYPLDEAGYARLLEAGIDGMTMFQEVYDEAAYLPLHPGGPKRDYRFRLEAPDRACAAGFRQVGVGALLGLHDWRSEAFCTGLHADYLQSAYPSVEVNVSVPRIRPQTGGFQPKVEVGDRDLVQYIAALRIFMPRAGITLSSRERPGLRDNLLRLGVTRMSAGVSTSVGGRATGQSDPGQFEISDDRSVAEMAAMFQSQGYQPVYKDWQ
- a CDS encoding thiazole synthase, with the translated sequence MSDMLTIGDRELTSRLFIGSGKYSSNAVIPAVMEASGAQVITVAVRRVDPEAGQENILAHVPKSAILMPNTSGARTAQEAVRIARLARAAGCGDWVKIEVINDNRYLLPDNFETVKATEILAAEGFTVLCYMSPDLAAGRRMVEAGAAAVMPLGAPIGTNRGLKTREMVRIMIEELDVPIVVDAGIGRPSEACEAMEMGAAAVLVNTAVASAADPVGMARAFGRAVAAGREAWLAGPGAVSELARASSPLTGFLGE
- the thiS gene encoding sulfur carrier protein ThiS — its product is MRLIINGKESTLEPGQTVAAWLAARGLDPQAVIVEINEAIVPREQWPDTALKEGDRVEVVSFVGGG
- the mtnA gene encoding S-methyl-5-thioribose-1-phosphate isomerase, whose protein sequence is MTDHIQFSPEQDALVLLDQRILPCREEYFVCKNNADTIYALQTMVVRGAPAIGVTAAYGCYLAAGEVDGKDSGWKARLEGLLKDLEDARPTAVNLRWAVELMRKAWKTLPELSLVQLRAKWLEMAKEIHLQDIEINKAMGRYGAELIADGDTVMTHCNAGALATAGYGTALGVIRGAWEQGKKIQVIANETRPFLQGARLTAYELAKDGIPVKVACDNACALLMQRGMVQKVVVGADRIAANGDAANKIGTFGVAILAKHFGVPFYVAAPASTFDLNTPTGAGIPIEDRTPREVTHVGEHQITPDNVGVFNYAFDVTPSELIAGIVTERGVIRAPYVENIRRIIGGE